In the genome of Succinivibrio dextrinosolvens, the window ATTATCTTTCCTTTGGTGCGGAGAGCTTAAAATCTTGCCGCAGTCTTTCAATGGTGTTAATTACCTGTTTTGCTGTGATTGCTCTTGAGCATTCGAATTGCCTCTCCGTTCCTTTATGGCGTGGACACCAGAAATAGTCGTGATGATCAAAATTAACATCGATGGCATCTCAGCAGCTGTGACACACGTGAGTATTATGTACACGATATGGTGTTTTGAATTCACAGTTATTAGTCCCGGCGATAAAAGAAAAAGTATGAATTTAGAGCATTAAAGTGCACTTTTGGTTGAAGGTAGTACTGGGGGATTTATTGCTTGATTTTTTTTCTGTGTTCTTCTATTGAATTAGTCAATACTAGAAAAAAAAACTGTATAAAACTCATTATTTTTTTAGAAAAAAAAATCCAGTGCCGTAAAAACACTGGATAAAGGTAAGATAAAACTTAACAAATTTTAAGCACCAAAAGATTTGGTAAAAGGCAGTTAACTGCTCTTGCCAGAATATCAATCTAACTACCCTCGAGAAGCAGTATATAAAAATAAACAAAGTTCGTGAAATACTAAATTTCAATAGCTGGCTATAGGGTAGGCCTATAGCTGAATGAGTAGGTTTACAGGCCATGAGAATGGACAAAAAAAGAGTGCACACTTTGCTCTTTTTTTCTTTCTAATTTTTGGCTTTTTTAGTTTATCCAGCGTTTTTTTAGATTGTGTCCTAGGAAGATTGAGCCAACAACTACTGCAACAGCAAAGAAAACAGCTGCAATATTACTCCATGACTCAAAACTGTGGGTATTAATTAAAGAGAAAACCATTACTGCGCAGAATCCAAAAGCTAACACCTTTAAAAGTCTGCATACAATATCAATAAAATCTCTCCCAAAAATATCATCACTTCTCATTTGTACACCTCCAAAAAAATTCGGGTAGCGTCAAACTACAATTTCATTTTATCATTTTAAGAATGTTTTAAATGTATAAAATATTAACTTTGAGATTAACTCCTAAAACTTTAAAATTTGTCAATAACCACTTGAATATTAAGATAATTATCTCTATAAAAATATGCTTTTTTATGGTGAAAAACTTGCACAATCCTAGCGCAGTGCGCTTTCTTAAGGAGCTACATTTATAGTAAAAATTTCAGTATTATCTGGGGTCGTAGTACTTCTAAAATGTCTGTTTTAATTTTTTTTCTAAAAAAAGATGTGATCTATGTTAGGACTGAATAGTTAGATTTTTATGAGGATAATTGATTGGGAACTTTTTGATATCTTTAATTTCATGATAAAGAAAATGACGGTTCGGAAAAAAGTAAAACTGAACCGTCAGGTTTGCTGAGTCTATCTGGCTACCGGAATCTTTGGAATTACCAGAGTTGTAACTGCTGCAGTTGTAATGAAAGCTGCGACTGCATACATGACGTATTCGATTCCGAAGGCATCTCCCAGTTTACCCACAAGAGGCGCAATCAGTCCGCCAAAGCTCATGGATAAGCCAATGGTAAAGCCTGTTGCCATTCCTACATGGTGACACAGGAATTTCTGTCCGATTACAACAGTAGGTGACATTCCTGTGAAGAACAGTACTGAGAATGGTATTAAAAGCAGTGTTGCCAGCATTGGACTTGAGGTGAAGGTAAAGCTTACGATAAAAGGTACTGACAGCAGTGAGCTTATGGTTACCATCTTATTGAAGCCTATGCGATCGGAGATGGTTCCGCCAAAATAGGTGGCAATAGCTCCGCACAGACAAACCATTCCGTTTAAGAGGGTTGCAAGTTCATCTGAGATGTGAAGGTTATGCATATAGTAAAGTGATAAGAAAGCCATGAAGGAGAACCAGCCGGCTGATCTTAAGAAGAGTACACATACGAGAATGACAAAGCCTCTGATGTTTTCCTTTTCATCCGAATCTGCTTTAGCTTTGGCTACCTTTTTCTGCTCCTGTCTGCAGGCAACCACGTAGTAGCGGTTTTTGAGCGTGTAGATAATGATCATGATAAGACCTGGTACACACATTGCCAGAGTGGCATTCAGTCCAAAGAAAATATATAAACCTGTGAAGTAGAAAGGTCCTGCAGCCATACCGGCATTTCCTCCAACCGAGAAAATAGACATGCTCTTACCAAGCTTTGCCTTGCCAAAGGTATTTGCCATCTTCCCTCCTGCAGGATGGAATATTGCGCTGCCAAGTCCGTTCAGACAGACAAGAGAGTAGAGCAGGATCTGATTTTCAACCAGTCCTATGAACATAACGCCGCTGAAGGATAGGGCTATGCCCAGACTCATCAGATATGGTCTTGGTTTTGAGTCGGCAAGATTACCTGCAAAAGGCTGTACCACTGCGTTTAAAATGGTGTTGGCCATCATCAGCATGGCTACAGCGGAATAGGAATCAAGCTTTCCGGCCTGATACATGTATGCAAGGATGATAGGAAGGGAACCGTGAGAGATATCGGTTGCAAAGTGTCCTAGCATAAAAAGAAAATTTTCTTTAGGTGAGTTTAGATTCAAAATATTTTCTGCACAAGGCAGACCTCTGTTTATGGATACGCCAAAATGGAGATTATTATAGACCTTACGTGCCTCATTCGAGCTTTGATGTGAAAAAAAACATCAGTAATAAGACAAAGAATGGTTTGAGAATTTTGTCACTATGAAGAGGTAATCTTTCCTTTAATCAAAAAAATGCTTTCCAATTAGTTAGAAAAATCCTCAGTTCCAACTAGAGGTTGTAAACTTGCAGAGATGTTTATGTCTCCTCTCAAGCCTTATTTATTAAAATCTTATAGAGGAGAGATAATTTCAGCTCAAATTTTTATGCAAAAATAAAAGAATTGCTGAATTTGATCTGATAGGTAGAAATAAGCTGTTATTTTAAAGCCTTCATCTTTTCTATGTACAGTTCTTTAAGTCTTTCTCTTGGAGTAATTCCTTTTGAGTACTTTTTATACATTTCTGTCCACAGAAGATCATCCCCTCCAAAGAATGATAATCTATCGAGTAAACAGTAGAAAGTAATTTCCTGATTTCTTCCATTAATCTTATTTCTAATCATTTCATCCCAGTAGAATTTACAGCCTTCATCATATTTATGCTGTAAAAAGTAAAGACACATTACCGCCTCTATCTGATGTTCAAGGTGGTTTCTATGTGTATAGTCTTCATTTCCAAATGGAGTTCTTACTACAGGCGTTGACTTGGTTTTGTTGTAACGGTTAATTGCAGTTTCTAGTGTTTCTTCAATATCGTTTTCATCCACAAGATTTTCGCATAATTTTGAAATCATAAAGTAATTCAGGTTTTGCCTGTCTAATACACTGTCTGTGGCAAGCTTCAGAAGTTTATCTATTCTGACATCGTTGAAATCCTTTATAAACTCGCGTTCACAGATGAGCTTGTAAAAATTGTATTGACTTAGTCCTATTGAGGCAAAAGGATCATCTGATCTGAATACATAAATTCCGCAACCATATGACAATAGTTCAAAAAGCTCGATAAGGAGACGGGTACTTTCATCATAATATGCTGATTTATAGTCGATGCTTTTAAGCTGTTTTATAAAACGCATAACCTCAAAACGCCATTTGGAACGTTTACTTTTTGCTACAACTCTATTTGGTGCAATATAGTAGTTATTATTGGCGTTGGAGATAAATGTTTCAATTTCGTTTTCAAGTTCTTCAAATTTAAAGGTATTCTTTTCTTCTTTGTTTTTTTTACCACTTGATTGGGCTTCTCTCTTTTGGGATAAAATTTTTGTAATAGGTAAGAATCAGGTTAAATAGTTTAGATTTTTACCTAACCAATTACCATCCTTGCGGTGGTAATGTTTATTAAAAATTTAGTGTGACTATGTTCACGTTACCAGTTATAAATGCTTTTTTTATTGC includes:
- a CDS encoding MFS transporter — encoded protein: MLGHFATDISHGSLPIILAYMYQAGKLDSYSAVAMLMMANTILNAVVQPFAGNLADSKPRPYLMSLGIALSFSGVMFIGLVENQILLYSLVCLNGLGSAIFHPAGGKMANTFGKAKLGKSMSIFSVGGNAGMAAGPFYFTGLYIFFGLNATLAMCVPGLIMIIIYTLKNRYYVVACRQEQKKVAKAKADSDEKENIRGFVILVCVLFLRSAGWFSFMAFLSLYYMHNLHISDELATLLNGMVCLCGAIATYFGGTISDRIGFNKMVTISSLLSVPFIVSFTFTSSPMLATLLLIPFSVLFFTGMSPTVVIGQKFLCHHVGMATGFTIGLSMSFGGLIAPLVGKLGDAFGIEYVMYAVAAFITTAAVTTLVIPKIPVAR